In Aegilops tauschii subsp. strangulata cultivar AL8/78 chromosome 3, Aet v6.0, whole genome shotgun sequence, one genomic interval encodes:
- the LOC109761406 gene encoding E3 ubiquitin-protein ligase SINA-like 3: MERHMESVTVACSNANYGCAQKLTYYQKEEHEKACPSAPCLCPASSCSFAGAIDALLEHSASQHKWPCTTIKYSEDVELCLEPGLHFLRTKDREIFLLNVALEPFGHAISVVCIQPKAINSKFKCRMSYCSFLTDYYQRSVYKIRSSSLSDGLPKGYNIILPKDEIVDDGKGTLLTFSIDDPNPKLKVREPICLKPVRGV; this comes from the coding sequence ATGGAACGTCACATGGAATCAGTCACGGTCGCTTGCTCCAATGCCAATTATGGATGCGCCCAGAAGCTCACTTACTACCAGAAAGAAGAGCATGAGAAGGCATGCCCGAGCGCCCCATGTTTATGCCCGGCGTCCAGCTGCAGCTTTGCTGGGGCAATAGACGCCCTCCTTGAACATTCCGCCTCCCAGCACAAGTGGCCGTGTACAACCATCAAATACTCCGAAGATGTTGAGCTCTGCCTAGAACCAGGTCTACATTTTCTTCGTACCAAAGACAGGGAAATTTTCCTGCTCAACGTGGCATTAGAGCCATTCGGGCATGCCATCTCTGTCGTCTGCATCCAACCTAAAGCTATAAACTCCAAGTTCAAGTGTAGGATGTCCTATTGTTCCTTTTTGACCGACTATTATCAGAGATCAGTTTACAAGATACGAAGCTCATCATTGTCTGATGGGCTACCGAAGGGGTACAACATAATTCTGCCCAAGGATGAGATAGTTGATGATGGAAAGGGCACCTTGCTTACGTTCTCCATTGATGATCCTAATCCTAAATTAAAGGTGCGTGAACCCATATGTCTGAAACCAGTACGCGGTGTATGA